Proteins encoded in a region of the Vitis riparia cultivar Riparia Gloire de Montpellier isolate 1030 chromosome 7, EGFV_Vit.rip_1.0, whole genome shotgun sequence genome:
- the LOC117918125 gene encoding protein SULFUR DEFICIENCY-INDUCED 1-like, giving the protein MVDTPTGAEVEAEAGVGALSGGTHPGLLQMLEEKNETNSFGLGVFVLDMKEAGVEGAEGMAEVEEGWVAGVAGVVATRHSQGIKLEADNHLLIFLSPESERKWKKAQEGRAQEKETRTLFCVLHKLPSGDTPYVRAKHAQLVEKDPEVSIVLFWKAINAGDRVDSALKDMAVVMKQLDRTEEAIEAIKSFRSLCSKHAQESLDNVLIDLYKKCGRIDEQIDLLKQKLRLIYQGEAFNGKPTKTARSHGKKFQVSIKQETSRILGNLGWAYMQKSNYMAAEVVYKKAQMIDPDANKACNLALCLIKQARNSEARSILNEVLQGNIPGSEDCKAQNRAQELMLEVEPRWLPPSTKMKIARFDLEDDLIDGLEKLLNEWAPSRTKRLPIFEEISSYRNQLAC; this is encoded by the exons ATGGTGGATACCCCAACTGGGGCCGAGGTGGAGGCCGAGGCAGGGGTTGGGGCCCTATCGGG AGGGACGCATCCAGGCCTACTTCAGATGttagaagaaaagaatgaaacaaATTCATTTGGATTAGGAGTCTTT GTGCTGGATATGAAAGAGGCAGGGGTGGAGGGGGCAGAGGGTATGGCCGAGGTCGAGGAAGGATGGGTGGCGGGCGTGGCAGGGGTGGTGGCAACCAGGCATAGTCAGGGGATCA AGTTGGAGGCAGACAATCATCTCCTAATTTTTCTTTCCCCagaaagtgagagaaaatggaagaaagctCAAGAAGGAAGAGCTCAAGAAAAGGAGACAAGGACCCTTTTTTGTGTACTTCATAAGCTTCCTTCTGGCGATACTCCTTATGTTCGAGCCAAACATGCTCAG CTGGTTGAGAAGGACCCTGAAGTAAGTATAGTATTGTTTTGGAAGGCAATAAATGCAGGAGATAGAGTAGATAGTGCACTTAAGGACATGGCAGTAGTGATGAAACAACTAGACCGAACTGAAGAGGCCATTGAAGCCATCAAGTCTTTTAGAAGCCTTTGCTCCAAACATGCACAAGAATCACTTGATAACGTCCTCATTGACTTATACAAG AAATGCGGGAGAATAGATGAACAAATTGATTTGCTAAAGCAGAAGCTGAGGTTGATATACCAAGGAGAGGCCTTCAATGGAAAACCCACCAAGACTGCTCGCTCCCATGGCAAGAAGTTCCAAGTTTCTATTAAACAAGAAACTTCTAGAATACTA GGTAATTTGGGTTGGGCCTACATGCAAAAATCCAACTATATGGCAGCTGAGGTGGTGTATAAGAAAGCCCAAATGATAGATCCAGATGCGAACAAGGCTTGTAACTTGGCCCTTTGCCTCATCAAGCAGGCCCGAAATAGCGAGGCCCGTTCGATTCTCAATGAAGTATTGCAAGGGAACATTCCAGGCTCCGAAGATTGCAAGGCCCAAAATCGAGCCCAAGAATTGATGTTAGAGGTAGAGCCTAGGTGGCTACCGCCATCGACGAAGATGAAGATTGCAAGATTTGATCTTGAGGATGATCTTATTGATGGGCTTGAGAAGTTATTGAATGAATGGGCTCCATCTAGAACAAAGAGGCTTCCAATCTTTGAAGAGATATCTTCATATAGAAACCAATTAGCATGCTAA